A window of Thermococcus sp. LS1 genomic DNA:
GATACCTCACCACTCCGAGGTCGTGGGAAATGAAGAGGTAGGTAAGTTCCCGCTCCTTCTGAAGTCTCTCAAGGAGGTTGAGAACCTGGGCCTGAACTGAGACGTCGAGAGCTGAGGTAGGCTCGTCCAGAACGAGGAACTCCGGATTCAGGGCAAGGGCTCTCGCTATAGCAACGCGCTGGCACTGACCGCCACTTATCTCATCGGGATATTTCCTCGCGTGTTCCTCGCTAAGCCCAACCGATTCAAGGAGACCTAGTACGGTGTCCTCAATGTCTTCATGCCCGTACTCCCTCAGGGGTTCCGCGATGATGTCAAATATAGTCAGTCGTGGATTGAGGGATGAATAGGGATCCTGGTATATTATTTGCATCTTGGGCCGTAGCTCCCGGAGCTCCTCCTTGGAGAGGGCCGTTACCTCGATGTCGTTGAAGTATACCTTTCCATCCGTAGGCTCGTAGAGCCGCAGGATAGTTCTTCCGGTGGTAGATTTCCCACTCCCACTCTCACCAACAAGCCCGAACGTCTCCCCATCGTGTATCTCGAAGGAGACACCGTCAACGGCCTTCAGCCACGTCGTTTTCTTTCTGATAAATCCCTGGGTTATCGGGAAGTACTTCCTGAGGTTTTCAACCCTTAACACCGGTTTCACCCCCGTATAAGTGACAGGCCACGAAGTGCCCAGGGGAGCGTTCGATGAGCTCTGGCTTTACCCTACTGCAGATGTCCTTCGCGTAGTCACATCTTGGATGAAACCTGCATCCCACCGGAGGGTTCAAGAGGCTCGGAACACTACCCCCAAGGGGTTTGAGAGGCTTCTTTGTCCTCGGGTCTGGGACTACCGATAGCAATCCTTGCGTGTATGGATGAAGGGGGTTCTCAAAGAGCTCTTCCGTCGGGGCTATCTCGACTATGTTGCCCGCGTACATTACCCCCACACGGTCACAGACTTCTGCCACAACCCCGAGGTCATGGGTTATGAGAAGAACCGAGAAATTGTACCTGTCCCTAAGGTCGAGTATCAGTTTGAGTATCTGCTTCTGGATGGTAACATCCAAAGCCGTGGTCGGCTCGTCCGCTATCAGAAGGGAAGGATTCGATGAGAGAGCCATCGCTATCATTATTCTCTGCCTCATGCCACCACTGAGCTCGTGAGGATATGAATTGAGTATCCTTTCAGGGTCAGAGAGCCCAACGGACTTCAAAAGGTTCTTGGCGTGCTCCCACGCTTCTTCCTTGTTTAAACCCTCGTGAAGTGTTATTATGTCGACCATCTGATCCCCGATCTTAAATAGGGGGTTCAGAGAAGTCATCGGGTCCTGGAATATTATAGAAATTTCTTTGCCCCGGAGCTTCCTCATTTCTTCTTCCGATTTTTCCAGCAAGTTCTCGCCCTTGAAGAGAATTTCCCCCAAAATCTGGGCGTTTGAAGGAAGCAGACGGAGCACGCTCAAGGCGGTTACACTCTTCCCGCATCCGGTTTCCCCGACGAGGCCGAATATCTCGCCCTCCCTTATCTCAAAGCTGACGCCGTTGAGAACCTTTGCAACGCCCCACATCGTTCTAAAGTTGATGTAGAGGTCGCGTATTTCGAGCACGTTGCTCATAGTAACCTCCTCCTCAGCCTCGGATCGATTACCTCCCTCACGGTGTCTCCAAGCAGGTTGAAGGCCATGACCGTGATGAATATCGCCAGTCCTGGGAAGACGGGATACCACCAGTAATTCAGGAAGTAGTCCTTCCCTTCACTGACCATTAAACCCCAGTCGGGTGTTGGAGGCTGGACGCCGAGTCCAAGAAAGCTCAGCGCAGCCGCTTCAAGAATGGCAGAGCCCATGTCCATGGTCGCCTGTACTATTATCGGAGAGAGGGAGTTCGGGAGCACGTGGCGCAACATAATCTTCCAGTCCGAAATTCCCATCGCCTTCGAGGCCTCAACGTAGGGACGCTCCTTCACAGAAATTGCCATCCCCCTGGCTAGCCTTGTGTACCATGGCCACCAGCTTATCGCGAGGGCAACGATGGCATTTG
This region includes:
- a CDS encoding ABC transporter ATP-binding protein, yielding MLRVENLRKYFPITQGFIRKKTTWLKAVDGVSFEIHDGETFGLVGESGSGKSTTGRTILRLYEPTDGKVYFNDIEVTALSKEELRELRPKMQIIYQDPYSSLNPRLTIFDIIAEPLREYGHEDIEDTVLGLLESVGLSEEHARKYPDEISGGQCQRVAIARALALNPEFLVLDEPTSALDVSVQAQVLNLLERLQKERELTYLFISHDLGVVRYLADHVGVMYLGKLVEVGTIEQVFDNPMHPYTRMLLSSIPVPDPKARNIGKGAVIGEIPSPINPPSGCRFHTRCPYAKDVCKREEPEMIEVERGHFVRCHFAGEL
- a CDS encoding ABC transporter ATP-binding protein, translating into MSNVLEIRDLYINFRTMWGVAKVLNGVSFEIREGEIFGLVGETGCGKSVTALSVLRLLPSNAQILGEILFKGENLLEKSEEEMRKLRGKEISIIFQDPMTSLNPLFKIGDQMVDIITLHEGLNKEEAWEHAKNLLKSVGLSDPERILNSYPHELSGGMRQRIMIAMALSSNPSLLIADEPTTALDVTIQKQILKLILDLRDRYNFSVLLITHDLGVVAEVCDRVGVMYAGNIVEIAPTEELFENPLHPYTQGLLSVVPDPRTKKPLKPLGGSVPSLLNPPVGCRFHPRCDYAKDICSRVKPELIERSPGHFVACHLYGGETGVKG
- the nikC gene encoding nickel transporter permease, with translation MRKEETVKILLRNKLSLIGLAIIVGLILMALLAPVLAPYPDQALGEPNLQERLQPPSRTHLFGTDHMGRDILSRVIYGARTSLLMGFSVVALALLIGVPLGLIAGYFSGKTDLIIMRITDIFLAFPPLLLALLIATSLGRGMTNAIVALAISWWPWYTRLARGMAISVKERPYVEASKAMGISDWKIMLRHVLPNSLSPIIVQATMDMGSAILEAAALSFLGLGVQPPTPDWGLMVSEGKDYFLNYWWYPVFPGLAIFITVMAFNLLGDTVREVIDPRLRRRLL